From the Schistocerca nitens isolate TAMUIC-IGC-003100 chromosome 10, iqSchNite1.1, whole genome shotgun sequence genome, the window GAaaatgtctctctggtgcctttgccttttctgaagctAAACTAACCGTTATCTGGATTCATCATTAATAGGTGTAAACATTTTCGTGTCGACAGCTGCCTGTCATAGAGTCTGAGCTGTTCAAAGTGGGCGAGGTGCAGAGGAAGGAGTGGCTGCGAGGCTTCAGCCAACCGAAGGATGTGCAGTCAGACGAGCTACTGCTGGAGAGCGAGGTGGTCGTGGTGCGCGGCGTGGCGGAGTCCGCTCCAGGACCCGCCAACAGTCTCAAGGGTGACCTGGCAATGCTGCTCAAGCTGGAGGAGGACGCTGACGTCACGCTGCTGGCCGGATCCGGCGCGGAGCGGCTGAGGGCGCACTCGACGATCCTGCGCGCTCGCAGTCCTGTGTTCGCTTCCAGGTTGCAGTCACCGGAGGTAGCCACCAAATCTGGCTACGTGTTCGACATGCAGGACGTGAAGCCGCGCGTAGTCAAGGAGCTGCTTCGCTACATCTACACCGACAGTACTCCGGAGCTGTCTCAGATGCCGGAGGAGCTGCTTGCCCTCGCCAACAGGTTTGATCTACAGACAGGATAAATACAGCCAACTGTGCCACATGGTCCTCTCTCTCCATCGGCTCCCCAGCCCCATtttgttttttcctctcctcccccctttttacCCTCATCTGTCcggatcctccccctccccctcccccatctgccttaggctttggtgtgtcatcttcgtgtttACTCTATAGTCCAGTGTTTACGTGCACattcagtgttgtacattccctttttTAAGTGTTGCCAACCCTGTCTCCATTAGCATCGTCAACCACgtgtttttatacactactggccattaaaattgctacaccaagaagaaattcagatgagaaacgggtattcattgacaaacatattatactagaactgacatgtgattacattttcgcgcaaatggttcaaatggctctgagcactaagggaattaacttctgaggtcatcagtcccctagaacttagaactgcttaaacctaactaacttaagggcatcacacacatccatgcccgaggcaggattcgaacctgcgaccgtagcactcgcgctgTTCctcactgaagcgtctagaaccgctcggccaccgcggcccgctatcccgtacaggacctgcaatatgcgatcgtacattatcctgctgaaatgtacggtttcgcagagaTCAAATTAAaaggagagccacgggtcgtaacacatctgaaatgtaacgtccactgttcaaagagccgtcaatgcgaacaagaggtgacccagacgtgtaaccaatggcaccccataccaccacgccgggtgatacgccagtatggcgatgacgaatacacgcttccaatgtccgttcaccgcgatgtcgccaaacacggatgcgaccatcatgatgatgtaaacagaacctggattcatccgaaaaaatgacgttttgccattcgtgcacccaggttcgtcgttgagtacaccatcgcaggcgctccggtctgtgatgcagcggcaagagtaactgcagccatgatctccgagctgatagtccatgctgctgcaaacgtcgtcgaactgtacgtgcagatggttattgtcttgcaaacgtccccatctgatgattcagggatcgagacgtggctgcactatccgttacagccatgcggataaggtgcccgtcatctcgactgctagtgacacgaggcggttgggatccagcacggcgttccgtattacccacctgaactcaccgattccatattctgctaacagtcattgagttCTCGACCAacccgaacagcaatgtcgcgatacgataaaccgcaatcgctataggctacaatccgacctttatcaaagacggaaacgtgattgtacgcttttctcttccttacacgaggcatcacaacaacgtttcaccaggcaacgccgggcaactgctgtttgtgtatgagaaatcggttggatactttcctcatattagcacgttgtaggtgtcgccacaggcgccaaccttgtgtgaacgctccgtaaagctaatcattttcatatcagagcatcgtcttcctgtcggttaaatttcgcgtctgttgcacgtcatcttcgtggtgtagcaattttaatggccagtagtgtacatatgagAGAGAGAAGGCGGGCAGCTGTTGCATTCCTACTTGTGGTGATTAATTTGTGTGGCATGTAAGCATGCCTCTGGAATGCCTGGGGcaacttaatggctctgagcactatgggacttaacatctgtggtcatcagtcccctagaacttagaactacttaaacctaactaacctaaggacatcacacacatccatgcccgaggcaggattcgaacctgcgaccgtagcagtcgcgcggttccggactgagcgcctagaaccgctagaccaccgcggccggcgcaacttAATGCTAGTATGGTTTATACTCTGATGAGTCAAAACAATATGACCATTGACCATTGCGTAACTGAAATGCGAACGCGCATCTCGGAAATGACAAAGCTAGTGGCAGTTCTCGTCCTACTGTCGTGAACGTAAATGTAAACTGTTGAAGTACTGTGTAACGAcaagtaggtgacaaggtgttggatgtccaCCGTTCATCAGACAGTGTGAAGGTCAGAGGTTCCCCCACTCTGAAAAAGGAAGACATGCTGCGATctatggcagatctgacgacagagtacaaaatTGAGCACGCACAAGTGTTATGGAGCACACGGTTccgcgcacattgttgaacatgggggtACACAGAAGACGATTTTTACTTGACCCATGTTGACCCTACGACATCGTCTACTACAGTTGCAATGGGCATTGGATCAccgatgttggatagtgggttgttGAAAACACGTCGTCTGGTCAGATCAGTTACCGTTGCTGCTACGGCAGGATGGTGGTCGTGCTTGGATATCCTGCCATCCAGGTGTACAGCGACCTGAAACATGCCCTGCGCCATAGATGCAGGATAAGGTGAAGTGTTTTGCTATGGAAGACGTTCacgtgggcttccatgggacctgtggtagtaaccaaaggcaccgtgacagctgtggagTACCATATGTGAGAGAGTTCCgtgaatgtacgaggtgcattcaagttctaaggcctccgattttttttctaattaactactcactcgaaatcgatgaaactggcgttacttctcgacgtaatcgccctgcagacgtacacattttttacaacgctgacgccatgattccatggcagcggcgaaggcttctttaggagtctgttttgaccactggaaaatcgctgaggcaatagcagcacggctggtgaatgtgcggccacggagagtgtctttcattgttggaaaaagccaaaagtcactaggagccaggtcaggtgagtagggagcatgaggaatcacttcaaagttgttatcacgaagaaactgttgcgtaaagttagctcgatgtgcgggtgcactgtcttggtgaaacagcacacgtgcagcccttcccggacgtttttgttgcagtgcaggtaggaatttgttcttcaaaacattttcgttggatgcacctgttaccgtagtgccctttggaacgcaatgggtaaggattacgccctcgctgtcccagaaaatggacaccatcattttttcatcactgacgacagagtacaaaagtacccgaaatttttttggtggcggtgaatctgtgtgcttccattgagctgactggccctttgtttctggattgaaaaatggcatccatgtctcatccattgtcacaaccgacgaaaagaaagtcccattcgtgctgtcgttgcgcgtcaacattgcttggcaacatgccacacgggcagccaagtggtcgtccgtcagcattcgtggcacccacctggatgacacttttcgcattttcaggtcgtcatgcaggattgtgtgcacagaacccacagaaatgccaactctggaggcgatctgttcaacagtcattcggcgatcccccaaaacaattctctccactttctcgatcgtgtcgtcagaccggcttttgCGAGCCCGAGGttttttcggtttgttgtcacacgatgttctgccttcattaaactgttgcacccacgaacgcactttcgacacatccataactccatcaccacatgtctccttcaactgtcgatgaatttcaattggtttcacaccacgcaaattcagaaagctaatgattgcacgctgttcaaggaaaacgtcgccattttaagtatttaaaacagttctcattctcaccactggcggtaaaattccatctctggaatgtattgacaatgaatgcggcctcattttaaaacaatacgcatgtttctatctctttccggtccggagaaaaaaaaatcggaggtcttagaacttgaatgcacctcgtatggcgCATGTGATAAGAGTTCCAGTAAACTGCGACGTTTCAACGAAGCGTGTGTTTGTCATCTTCAGACAGTAATGTCGAGTGTTAATAGAAGACCCATGAAGGACAACTATTACCAAGGCTAAAGACGAGCGCAAATAAAAAAGGGAACCTCACGATCAGGGGCTGAAGACGATCGACAGCCGCGTCATCCCCAGTGATCCATCAtcagatgtggtatggaggggcatgggatcAGGACATCACACTCACATGTTAAATAAAGTGTATTCACGCcgaagtttgtaactaatttacgtttttttaaatagttcaATAATTATAGGGTGGTCACAAGGCCTTAATTATCATCTAGGAATTTCAAGGTCCGACCATGAATCTTAGCGACGGTGATGGTCCTTGTCTACACATTCACCCTTGCGATACATTTTTCCCAACGACTGAAGACTTAACAGAGACATTGCTTGTAGAAGTTAGCATTTTGGCGGTTCAGGGCGTGTCCTATCTAAAATAAATctacatcttgatctacatccacatgattactctgccacTCACAGTTAAGTGTCTGGCATTGGATTCATCGAACGACTGTCAAGGTGTTtctataccgttccactctcgaacggcgcgcgggaaaaacgagcacttaaatcctTCTGTGTGagctccgattttttttattttgataatcgttcctccctaagcaggtgggcaccaacaaaatactaTCGCAATCGGAGAAgagagtttgtgattgaaatttcccgAAATGTTGCTGCCGCAACGTAAAGCGTTTCAATGATTACCACCAcatttcacgtatcatatccgtggcaacatctcctctatttcgcgatgataTGAAACGAGCAGTCCTTCTTTGAAATTatgcgatgtcctccgtcagtctcaTCTGATGCAGATCCAAtaacgcacagcagtactctagaagaggacagacaagcgtggtgtaagcaatctcttcagcAGAACTGTTGTGCCttgtaaatgttctgccaataaaccgtaatatttggtttgctttccccagagccggccggtgtggccgagcggttctaggcgcttcagtctggaaccgcgcgaccgctacgatcgcagatacgaatcctgcctcgggcacggatgtgtgtgatgtccttaggttagttaggtttaagaagttctaggggactgatgacctcagatgttaagtcccatagtgctcagagccatttgaaccatttgaggtttccccaaaacattatgcaatcgttccaatttaagttattcataacaataatccctaagtttttagttgaatttacagctattagatttgtgtgatttattgcatAACCGAAAatgagcggatttcttttagtagtcatgtggacTGCATCACACTTTTCATCACTTAAAGTTAATTGCCACTCTTCGAGCCACACAAATaactcgtctaaatcattttgcaactggttttgatcatgtaacgactttagaagacggtaaatgacagcatcatccgcaaacaatctaagaggcctgctcagattgtctcctgtgtcatttTTGAAgagcaggaacagcaaagggcctgtaacacctcCTTGGGgtatgccagatattacttctgttttactcaatgactacTGGTCAATTACTGCGAAAtgtgacaggaactcacgaatccagtcgcacaactgagatgatactggaAAGTCGTTTGtgtggaacggtgtcgaaagccttctggaaatctaaaaatatgaaatcaatttgacacacCCCGTTGATAGCACtctttacttcgtgagaataaggagctggttgtgtttcacaagaccgataatttctgaatccgtgcttactatttttcaataaatcgttttcttcgagataatttataatgtttgaacactcccaatgttccaaaaccctactgaaaatcgaggggcattggaagcgtgtattcgtcatcgccatactggcgtatcacccggcgtgatggtatggggtgacatggggttgtaattcagcggattatccCTGCTTCCTCTCTAGGGTACTGGTGTAGCCCGCTCAACTTTCCAGCCGCCTTTTTGGCCTCACTATGGGGTTTTCATCTGGGTTTCGTGGCAGACGAATATGGGGCAAAGACCCAAGAAGCATCATGTACAACGTAATTGCACGTAGTATGCTCCCGTGGTCGTGTGTCGGTTACGAGCAAAGCGTAACACCATACAATGGCTGTCCCAACAAAAACTCAGCATCATCTTGCGCGATGATTGATTCGTCTTCGACATTTTTTGCGGTGATGACTGTATGTATTTTAATCATCTGTAGCCTCTGTTGTCAGGTCGTCCTACGTTGTTTCTAATATTACGCTGATAGTTATCACGATACGcttgtttatgtgcaactgaataaAACCAATGTTGTCATGTCATACACGTTTCGCTTTTAGTTTTTGAAAGACATGGTCAGTTGCCTGAAATATGCATTCGTGCACACATAAAAATGTATACTGTATATTTCAGGCCGATAAAGGCGCCTttcaaaaaataaaagcaaaatgagtgCGGTAtgataaaattacactactggccattaaaattgctacaccacgaatatgacgtgctacagacgcgaaatttaaccgacagaaagaagatgctgtgatacgcaaatgattagcttttcagagcattcacacaaggttggcgccggtggtgacacctgcaacgtgctgacatgaggaaagtttccaaccgatttctcatactggtgaaacgctgttgtgatgcttcgtgtaaggaggagaaatgcgtaccatcacgtttctgactttgataaaggtcggattgtagactatcgcgattgcggtttatcgtgtcgcgacaggcatcttatccgcgtagctataacagatcatgcagccacgtctcgatccctgactcaacagatgggggcgtttgcaaaacaaccatctgcacgaacagttcgacggcgtttgcagcagcatggactatcagctcggagaccatggctgcggttacccttgacgctgcatcacagacaggagcgcctgcgatggtgtactcaacgacgaacctgggtgcacgaatggcaaaacgtcatttttccggatgaatccaggttctgttcatcatgatagtcgcatccgtgtttgacgacattgcggtgaacgcaacattggaagcgtgtattcgtcatcgccatactggcgtatcacccggcgtgatggtatggggtgccattggttacacgtcgcggtcatctcttgttcgcattgacggcactttgaacagtggacgttacatttcagatgtgttacgacccgtggctctacctttattTTGATCTCTGCGAAACCGCACATTcaagcaggataatgtacgaccgcatgtttcaggtcctgtac encodes:
- the LOC126210537 gene encoding speckle-type POZ protein-like isoform X2, which encodes MGNAESAQDAQSLPVIESELFKVGEVQRKEWLRGFSQPKDVQSDELLLESEVVVVRGVAESAPGPANSLKGDLAMLLKLEEDADVTLLAGSGAERLRAHSTILRARSPVFASRLQSPEVATKSGYVFDMQDVKPRVVKELLRYIYTDSTPELSQMPEELLALANRFELMGLMRRCELELCQKLTVDNAARTALLGVQHSCLTLLQVVVPFIEQRYGEVMGTPGWTVAVRTDPEAMATVSRLISDAAKGQIKIRLSSH